One window of the Granulicella arctica genome contains the following:
- a CDS encoding TonB-dependent receptor, whose product MRLDHIHRCARNLGALLFTFILLSGVITGRAFAQADQGAITGLVQDPTGAVVSSAHVTLTSTDTGLTLETETDASGNYVFSPVKIGNYKVSVTAPGFSTTTQENIVLHVQDRASVNVELKTGAENTTVTVTTAPPLLQTQEGSTGQVIESKTINDTPLNGRNWVFIAQLTAGVAPANGARGQKGGDFNANGQRAEQNNYIMDGVDNNVNVVDFFNGASYVVRPPPDALAEFKVQTGSYSSEFGHSAGAVVNASIRSGTNQIHGSLWEYIRNDAFDVREYFQGSSPIAKYRQNQFGATLGLPIIKNKLFFFGDVEANRIVFGQTTSGLSVPTAAMRTGNFSELLNKGLVNGNTIQLYRPSTTANGTTQIVGNRLDQTGIPLDPVALKLLSLFPLPNVGVPGQTYSNFTAQNNIIDNTFQWDTRMDWNISSKDQMFGRYSYNHEPSTHPAPLGTILDGGGFGNTGQLVSLGENFAGSESHVFTPTLTNEFRFGYNYGHYAGLHENANNAALAPSLGLGGVPFAQNNGGLPFFSVTGLSNFGSPQFYATNEYENVYQILDNVTKVIGNHTLKGGVSIQRIRFSTSQPTQPRGTYTYTGLYTSQVGTPNTGYGVADFLTNNMNSAAVSNVFTSDDVRFNRAGYIQDDWKASQRLTLNYGVRYDYSTPYLERHDNQAAFVPTSLFTSGGSATGQYLIPKSKASLPINAKFLQLLAEDHITLTYTDNRYLVKPQKSNVAPRVGFAFKATDKAVVHGGYGIFFGGLESTGYYPNFGENFPFEFDSSYAATSGCTLNGSCPTNGFTLEGGLPQGITSPSQPTLRGGEAQVRTPYSEQFNLTVEYGISNTMVASVGYVGAVSRHLQFFPNPNGQTALTPNGFSGYTDPNGDKLNPFQPFPHFNGMSYTAYDGAANYNSLQGKLEKRLSNGLSFLTTYTYAKSLDNADTPLGSTGDQGTRSLNILGLRADYGPSGFDVRQRFTVNGNVELPFGHGRKYMNDNKLADYAVGGWSSSFVFRAQTGQPITIGTNGITNPGGAAYNAIRISDPYAGGGTANSTNPGVTCPTKVRTVQNWYNPCAFKNPQADNIGYTKEFYPGTTQLIPNSVTGQAAYAYVGSNRGQVYGPGYERVDASLFKSFPTFREQALQFRADIFNVLNTPGYGNPSTTNISSTGGLITGARTFQSNTPDSRFFQFALKYTF is encoded by the coding sequence ATGCGTTTAGACCACATCCACCGCTGTGCCCGGAACCTCGGCGCTCTGCTCTTCACCTTCATTCTCCTCTCAGGCGTCATCACGGGACGAGCTTTCGCTCAGGCTGACCAGGGTGCCATCACCGGCCTCGTTCAGGATCCCACCGGTGCCGTAGTCTCCAGCGCCCACGTTACCCTCACCAGCACCGACACCGGTCTCACACTCGAGACTGAGACCGACGCCAGCGGTAACTACGTCTTCTCCCCCGTCAAGATCGGCAACTACAAGGTCAGCGTCACCGCCCCCGGCTTCTCGACCACCACGCAGGAGAACATCGTTCTCCACGTTCAGGATCGTGCCTCCGTCAACGTAGAGCTTAAGACCGGCGCGGAGAACACCACCGTCACCGTTACAACTGCACCACCCCTCCTCCAGACGCAGGAAGGTTCCACCGGTCAGGTCATCGAGTCGAAGACCATCAACGACACCCCGCTCAACGGCCGTAACTGGGTCTTCATCGCGCAGCTTACCGCCGGCGTCGCTCCTGCCAACGGAGCCCGCGGCCAGAAGGGCGGAGACTTCAACGCCAACGGTCAGCGTGCTGAGCAGAACAACTACATCATGGATGGCGTCGACAACAACGTGAACGTCGTCGACTTTTTCAACGGTGCCAGCTACGTCGTTCGTCCTCCACCCGATGCTCTCGCCGAGTTCAAGGTCCAGACTGGTTCATACAGCTCTGAGTTTGGTCACTCCGCCGGTGCCGTCGTCAACGCCAGTATCCGCTCCGGTACCAACCAGATCCACGGTTCACTTTGGGAGTACATTCGCAACGATGCATTCGACGTTCGCGAATACTTTCAGGGCAGCTCACCAATCGCCAAGTACCGCCAGAACCAGTTCGGCGCTACCCTCGGTCTTCCGATCATCAAGAACAAGCTCTTCTTCTTCGGCGACGTAGAAGCCAACCGCATCGTCTTCGGTCAGACCACCTCTGGTCTCAGCGTCCCAACGGCAGCCATGCGGACCGGTAACTTCAGCGAACTGCTGAACAAGGGTCTCGTCAACGGCAACACCATTCAACTCTATCGGCCCAGCACCACGGCGAACGGCACCACGCAGATCGTAGGAAACCGGCTCGACCAGACCGGCATTCCCTTGGATCCCGTCGCGCTCAAGCTCCTTAGCCTCTTTCCCCTGCCAAACGTCGGCGTTCCAGGACAGACCTACAGCAACTTCACCGCCCAGAACAACATCATCGATAACACCTTCCAGTGGGATACCCGCATGGACTGGAACATCAGTTCGAAAGATCAGATGTTTGGTCGCTACAGCTATAACCACGAACCCTCGACCCACCCAGCGCCTCTCGGAACCATCCTCGACGGCGGTGGCTTCGGCAACACGGGCCAACTCGTATCTCTCGGCGAGAACTTCGCAGGTAGCGAGTCGCACGTCTTCACCCCTACGCTCACCAACGAGTTTCGCTTTGGCTATAACTATGGCCACTACGCCGGACTACATGAGAACGCAAACAACGCGGCTCTTGCACCCAGCCTTGGTCTCGGTGGTGTGCCGTTCGCGCAGAACAACGGTGGCTTGCCGTTCTTCAGCGTCACCGGCCTGTCGAACTTCGGTTCGCCTCAGTTCTACGCCACCAACGAGTATGAGAACGTCTACCAGATCCTCGACAACGTCACGAAGGTTATCGGCAACCACACCCTCAAGGGCGGCGTCAGCATCCAGCGCATTCGCTTCTCAACCTCGCAGCCAACACAGCCTCGTGGAACCTACACCTACACCGGTCTCTACACCAGCCAGGTTGGCACGCCAAACACAGGCTATGGTGTAGCTGACTTCCTCACCAACAACATGAACAGCGCTGCTGTCTCGAACGTCTTCACCTCGGACGACGTCCGCTTCAATCGCGCCGGCTACATCCAGGATGACTGGAAGGCCAGCCAGCGCCTCACCCTCAACTACGGCGTTCGTTACGACTACTCCACGCCCTACCTTGAGCGCCACGACAATCAGGCTGCCTTTGTTCCGACGAGCCTGTTCACCAGCGGCGGATCTGCCACCGGTCAGTACCTCATTCCAAAGAGCAAGGCCAGCCTGCCCATCAATGCCAAATTCCTCCAGCTTCTTGCTGAGGATCACATCACCCTCACCTATACGGATAACCGCTATCTCGTAAAGCCTCAGAAGAGCAACGTTGCCCCGCGTGTCGGCTTTGCCTTCAAGGCAACCGACAAGGCAGTCGTCCACGGCGGCTACGGCATCTTCTTCGGTGGTCTCGAGAGCACCGGCTACTATCCAAACTTCGGCGAAAACTTTCCCTTCGAGTTCGATTCCAGCTACGCTGCGACCAGCGGCTGCACTCTCAACGGATCCTGCCCAACCAACGGCTTCACACTTGAGGGCGGACTGCCTCAGGGCATTACGTCCCCGAGCCAGCCCACCCTGCGTGGCGGCGAAGCTCAGGTTCGCACTCCCTACAGCGAGCAGTTCAATCTGACCGTCGAGTACGGCATCAGCAACACGATGGTGGCCTCGGTTGGGTACGTTGGCGCTGTCTCGCGCCATCTACAGTTCTTCCCGAATCCAAACGGTCAGACCGCTCTGACGCCGAATGGCTTCAGCGGCTATACCGACCCCAACGGCGACAAGCTCAACCCCTTCCAGCCCTTCCCACACTTCAACGGCATGTCGTACACAGCCTATGACGGTGCGGCCAACTACAACTCGCTTCAGGGCAAACTCGAGAAGCGTCTGTCGAACGGCCTCAGCTTCCTGACGACCTACACCTACGCAAAATCGCTCGACAATGCAGACACCCCACTAGGCAGCACAGGCGACCAGGGAACACGTAGTCTCAACATCCTTGGCCTCCGGGCGGACTACGGTCCGTCGGGCTTCGACGTCCGTCAACGCTTTACAGTCAACGGCAACGTCGAGCTGCCCTTCGGTCATGGACGTAAGTACATGAACGACAACAAACTTGCGGACTATGCAGTTGGCGGTTGGTCGAGCAGCTTCGTCTTCCGTGCGCAGACTGGTCAGCCCATCACCATCGGTACCAATGGCATCACCAACCCCGGCGGCGCCGCATACAACGCCATCCGGATCAGCGATCCGTACGCTGGTGGCGGCACAGCCAACTCGACCAACCCAGGCGTTACCTGCCCCACCAAGGTGCGGACGGTACAGAACTGGTACAACCCCTGCGCTTTCAAAAATCCGCAGGCTGACAATATCGGCTACACGAAGGAATTCTATCCAGGCACAACGCAGTTGATTCCTAACTCCGTCACCGGCCAGGCGGCTTACGCTTATGTAGGCAGCAACCGTGGACAGGTCTATGGCCCTGGCTACGAGCGCGTCGATGCTTCACTGTTCAAATCCTTCCCAACCTTCCGCGAGCAGGCTCTGCAGTTCCGCGCGGATATCTTCAACGTCCTCAACACCCCTGGCTACGGCAACCCGAGCACGACGAACATCTCGTCTACGGGCGGTCTGATCACCGGCGCACGTACCTTCCAGAGCAACACGCCCGACTCACGCTTCTTCCAGTTCGCCTTGAAGTACACCTTCTAA